AGTTGTGTGTCGCTTCAACAGACATGCTGAAGAGGAAGATTGTAGTTACCAGTGCTGCCTTGTAGTACTTATAGATGTCCTCCATGTAGTCGACAACAGCTGGTTCATTGTGGCCATCGAGCTTGTCGATATCATCCACGTAGGTGTCTTGCCAATAACACGCAGCCAGACTTCAAATTTGTAATAATGGTGTCCTCCCATATCACTGGTTTACAAGGGGAAAATACAACAGTCTCGCTTCCATTTCCTAACAAAAAGAGCTGGCCAGATAAATTTCACAAATAGTATCCTTAAAAAAAGATAAATAATTTGTAATTCCACAGGAAATAATCCTTGTAGAATGCATACAGACCATAATTATCATTTATAATAATGTGTTCAACAACTTTAGTTCTGCTATTACTGACACATGTTTCAATTAGTGAATAAGAAACTTAATGATGACACCTGTTGTTTGAGGATGAAAGTGTTATTTCACTCCATGGAACAATTGCTTCAATTCTTTCAAAATGGAAGCATACAACAAAAGGCTTCCGAACACGAGGGGTCAACATACTCTAAATCAGTCCGTACAATTTAAAATCTACATTCAGGCCATATTGAGTTAGTGTCTACCACCATGAAATTGCAGCTAGAAGCCAGCAAGTACGCTACAATGACTGAGAACTTGAACGATTGAGGGATAATGTAGAAAGATGCAAAGAACTAACCTCCAATTGGAAGGGCATGAAGATGCCAGCTCCTTCTCTGCTATATCTTCCTTAATATCTATTCGAGTGGCCATGTATGTTCCAAAGTTGAAGATaaaagaaatttaaaaatatgCAAATTGGCACACATGTCCATTCCACTGAACATATGCAACCCATATCTGTAAAAAATATAAATTTAGTACATGTTCATAAAGAATAAGTAACAACACATGATGGTCTTAATATCCAGTGTCTCATGTTGGATACATTTTTAAATATGTGCAGTTTCACATTTGAGCAGAACAAAATTAATTGACAGAGCTGTGATGGCTCTAAATAGCAAAATGGCTCACAAAATCTTACAAAACAAAAACTATGAGATTGTCTTGACAGACTACTATTTATAGTTCTCCTGTGATACAATCCTGGACCACACAAATGCCTTGTATCTCTCCTATTTTATTACTCGTGCGATGTTTTCACGGGCCCATCACTATACAACTTCAAATCTATGTAAAGCATCACCATGTGTTTCCAATAGTAATCTATTTATTAGTTCTGTGATGTTTTCACGGGCCCATTCTCTATACATCTTCAAATCTATGTAAAGCATCACATGTGATTTCAATAgtaatctactccctccgtcccacaatataGGACGTTTTTACAAATTATGTTAGTTTgcaaaacgtcttatattatgggacagagggagtaattATTAGTAGTGATATGTTTTCACGGGTTGAACCACATTAAGCCGTCGAAGGTTTGCCCCGTCTTTAGTACAAGGTAAAACAAGTGGCGAAGTTGTTGTCACTTAGGAATGGAAATCATGTGCAATCAAGTTGGACACATATTTCTGATTTAGAACAACTATCTAATGTGTGTTTATATGTCTTTTTATcaccccgttgcaacgcacgggcattcaaCTAGTTAAACCTAAAAGGTAAATGCTCTAAATAGGATCGTAGGAGAAAAGAAGAATAAGTAGATCCAGGATGCAGTGGTGTGAATGCACAATGCATGTGGGATATAGAGCTCTTTGCTTTATAGATAAAAACTCTAATGGTCAAGCCTCGTGAATCCTGATTCACCCAAGGTACACAAGTTGTAGGGCTAATAATGGGCTCGTCTAAAAGGGACATTTCACTATTTTTGTACCCTTTTTTCATCTAAATGGGAAATTACAATGTTTTATGCAAATAATTTACAGAAGGATTTAAGAACACACAAGTTAATTTTATTCTTGGAGAGGTGCGGACTTCAATAAAGGCTAAAGACCGGGGAGCTGGCGTTGGGCATAATAAGTGTTATCTCCAATAGATTGAAGATGATACACATCAGAATCCTTACCGGGCCGCGCTTTGCAATTCGAAATGAAGACCTCCACCCCAAGGATCTTGCAAACCCTTATTCAAGCCCTCCGTGCAACAAGTGGAGCAGTGGAAGCATGAAGGCCCCTAACGGACGAAGACCTGCAGGCGGTGGTGCGTGGGGGGATCTGGCGGCGTGGCTTTCGCCCGGAGCCGATGTGGCGGTGGGATGCGACCGCTCTCCCCTAAGCTGAGCGCGGCAACGTCCACGGGAGGCGTTGAAGGCTGCGGTCGGCAGCGCCGCATGGGTGCAACAAGAACTGCTCATGTTTGCAGAGAACAATGACCCAATATGCGATCGTGTCGGTGCCGAGGGATTATGAGGGAGGCGGTGGGAGAGGAGGAAGTCGCCTGAAGGGAAGCGGGCGAGCGGGGTGTGGCCGAGGTCCATTACCACCTTCACCAGCGCAGGGAGATCCGGGTGATCCTTTGCCCACCGCCACAGATCCCCGAGGAGAAGCTCCAGTAGCCTGCACAGCTCCTCCTTGAACCCCTCCGGCCCGGCAGACTTGCATTGCGCGGTGCACACGGGAGCGTGGCCCCGGCGGCCGCAGCGGAGGGAGAGGTGGCGAGTTGTAGGGCTAATAATGGGCTCGTCTAAAAGGGACATTTCACTATTTTTGTACTCTTTTTTCATCTAAATGGGAAATTACAATGTTTTATGCAAATAATTTACAGAAGGATTTAAGAACACACAAGTTAATTTTATTCTTGGAGAGGTGCGGACTTCAATAAAGGCTAAAGACCAGGGAGCTGGCGTTCGTATGGCGTTAGTTTGCTGGTATAACCAGCTGGAGTTAATCATCAGTTTTACAGTAAAATTTTGGGCATAATAAGTGTTATCTCCAATAGATTGAAGATGATACACATCAAAATCCTTACCGGACCGCGCTTTGCAATTCGAAACGAAGACCTCCACCCCAAGGATCTTGCAAACCCTTATTCAAGCCCTCCGTGCAACAAATGGAGCAGTGGAAGCATGAAGGCCCCTAACGGACGAAGACCTGCAGGCGGTGGTGCGTGGGGGGATCTGGCGGCGTGGCTTTCGCCCGGAGCCGATGTGGCGGTGGGATCCGACCGCTCTCCCCTGAGCTGAGCGCGGCAACGTCCACGGGAGGCGTTGAAGGCTGCGGTCGGCAGCGCCGCGTGGGTGCAACAAGAACTGCTCATGTTTGCAGAGAACAACGACCCAATATGCGATCGTGTCGGTGCCGAGGGATTATGAGGGAGGCGGTGGGAGAGGAGGAAGTCGCCTGAAGGGAAGCGGGCGAGCGGGGTGCGGCCGAGGTCCATTACCACCTCCACCAATGCAGGGAGATCCGGGTGATCCTTCGCCCACCGCCACAGATCCCCGAGGAGAAGCTCCAGTAGCCTGCACAGCTCCTCCTTGAACCCCTCCAGCGCGACAGACTTGCATTGCACGGTGCACACGGGAGCGTGGCCCCGGCGGCCGCAGCGGAGGGAGAGGTGGCGAGTGGTGGCTGGGCCACACGTCACGGAGGAGAAGCGGCGAGTGTAGGGAGAGGGCGAAGGCGGGATGGGTGAGGGAGAATCGGAGGTggaggtggggcggcggcggcggcaagcgcGTGCCGGTGGAGGGAAAGAGATCGGGATGGGGAGGAGCGAACAGTTGTCTGGAGAGTGGAGCCGTGCATTGGGTTCGTGGGTTCCAACTGGCTCGTATTTTCTTTGAGCTGTTATGTATATGTGGATGGATCGTGGCGTGGGGAAGGGGTTCGAACCATGACGACGCGTCATGCATTTCGATGGGTGTGATGTGATTTTTTACGAGACTCCCACAGCGAGGGAGTGAGGTGGGATCGTACGAGCGATTTTCTTGGTGCGGGATCGAGGTCGAACCATTAGGAGAGGTCGAACCATCACGACATTCGATCTCCTTTCTCTACTCCTAAGggagcagttggtagtctcgcttccagtttttttagtcccacctcccACGGTTTATTTTGGTACCTCCTCCCACCTCTGACTAAGATATCACAAACCGAAAAAACCTCCTCCTGAGGCCCGAACCCGCACCTATCCACATGCGACCCTCAAAAGACGTACGAAGGTTAACTTGCGACAAAAAAAACCTACGACGGTTAACCAGCGACGAGTCCTGTTCTCGAGCGAGGCCTCCCTTCGTGGCCGCCCTACATCCCTGCGCTGCCGCGCTTCAGTCGCTGCCCTCCATCCTCGCCGCCCTCCATCCTGGTCGAGGTCGCCGCCCCGCTTCACTCGCCGTCCTCCATCCGCGTCGATCCTGGACAAGGTCGCCGCGGCACTCCATCACTTCGTCGCCGCGCTGAACACCTCGACGATCCAGCGCGGGTCCTGGATCAGGTCGCCGCCGCCCTCCATCACTTCGCCGCCGCGCTGAACTCCTCGCCCTTGATCCAGGATCCGGCGCCGATCCTGGACGAGGATAAGCGGACACGTCCAGGATCCGGCCAGAACACGTCCTGGATCCGAAAAATAGGTATACAAACCATCTCATACGTCAATCGCATCTCATACATCTCAAATGCCATGCAATCGCATCTCATACATCTCACAGCCCATACATCCATCGCATGTCATACAGCCATGGCAAGTGCTTTCACAGGGATGGATCCGCCTGCGAGATTGATTTCTGTTCTACACAGTTTAGGTTTTTTTCCATGTTAAAACTAGACTCAAGTACACATGTTTACAGATGGCAATTGGCAAAAAAAATTACCAAGGGGTATCCTGCATCCTGCACTTGTATAACTATGgcaaaaaagaaaacacaaaCCATACAGGACCCTAGAGTATGTTTCCACTTGTGCTGAGATGTAGAAGATGTAGATGAAAGTGCCATTGCAGTATTTATGTAGAATAAAATACAATTGCAGTATATGCTAGCAACAGGTTGCAGTATATATGTAGAACAATAACCCTTCCAGAATGTCATCAAATAACTACCATTTCTGTCTTCATGATTTTTGCCATTCAATAGTTGCATATGGGGAATTCAAAAAGCACGGTTGGCGAACATCAACCTGAAGATGACGTAACTACAGGTATGATGCACTCTACCATGTTTTCGTTTAGTTGCGAGACCTGAATATATGACAGTATGCATAATGTCTTCCAGGTCTTACACGCGGGAGAAGTGATGCAGAACACAATGCGAGCATCATACCCGTAGCTGAAATTGTTGATAACGTCTACTCGACGGAATCAGGTATAATACTGTCCGGAGATTGGTTATAAATGTTGCTTCACGTCCATTTCTGAAAGTGGCAGAATGCATTATGTGTTGCAGTCCTTACGGGCGGGATAAATGTTGGAGACTACAATGCAAACTTCATACCCTTACATGCAGGTATAAGACTGTGTCAAGATTGCTGCTAATGTTTCGTGCATACCGTATATTTTGTTGATTGCTAAGATGTAGGGCAGGAACCTTCAAACGACGGGATTCCGTCGTATTCTGAGAATAATAAGGATGGTACGACTAAGCTACGAGATGATACTCAAGGTATTCACAGGCATGCTTATACAGCTTCCAAATCGACATCTCCCAGATGAGCTTAATGGGCTTTGTGGTTTTTACGCTTAACGTAATGCAGATGACAAAACTTCCGAGCAGCATGCAACAGTAGCTGTATTTAATGAAGAAAAAAATGTTGGCGAAACAAGGGAGCAGTTCAACGCACAGAGGCGTGAATCTTATCGGAAGAAAAAAGAGGAGGATATGGTCAGGTTACAAGAGTATAATCAGCCATCCCTTTCAAAGACTGGTAAGTATTTAAGCGTGATTTTGTTGAGTACTCTTGGTTTTTTCTGAATACTTAAATTAATCGTTATAGTAACCTGACTTCATAGATGTTCCCCGTGTTGGTTTCATAGATGTTGTATCAACATCGATACTTTTTTTGTTCTCTAACTCTCATACCTATTGTAAAAATGGTAGATCATAGGGATCTTATCAACGCGTGGAGGCGGGCATCTTATCGCACTAAGAAGTCAGATGGTTTTATAAACCATCTAGACGATGGGCCGATTGTTCACCGCCGTACTCTATGTGATATCACAAATGTTCAACAACCTTCATATGTGATCCCTGGTACTTATTTGGTAGATTTACAATGTCGTTAATTATATGTGCGTATTTGACAATCATACTATTTGTGATTATGTTTAACTTCTCTTTGCTTTCTGAACGCCCGTGGTGGATAACTATAGGAACTAATGTTGGGGCAGCTAATCAAACCCACGCGAGATGATAAGCACAGGAAAGTTGATCTTCGTCCCCTTTGTAATTCAAGTAAGATTATTTTATGTTACATCCTAGCATTCATGGTTCAGCCATTTTAATAAATACTAACCAAGCATGTTATATCAGATGACCCAGCTAGCTCGGTTGATACATCAATCTCGCATAATGAATCAACATATCCTCCTAAAGCTACGTGAGCGTCTGATGTAATTGCAGATAAAAATATAAAAGGTAAAATGATTGTGCTTTTTCCATACTCGTTTGCTGTCATGTTGTTTTTACCTTTCGCTTTTGAGAGAAACCCAAGGAAGACATCAGTAGATAACTTGAATGATAACACAGAAAATACGCAAGTAACAGAAGAAGAACGCAAACGAGACCGTAAAAAAGCTTTGAGGAGAGCTGCATATCGGCAGAGAAAAGATCGGAATCTCCAAGATGAACATGCACAGGCCCTTATTTTATCTGGTAACCTCTAAAGGTTTTGACCATTATATTCAGTACCCGACTTCATGTCTTAATGATTAAGTTTTCCACATGTTTTCATCAATTTGTTTAACCAGCCAACCCAACTAGCTCCAACTATACATCATTCTCGTTTGATGCGACGGCATTTCATGCTACAACTACTGTCACATCTGGTCTCATTAATGACATGGAGGTACAAGGTAATCGATTTGTGCGTACTCCATCATCAATTGCTATCATTGTTATGTTTTATTGTCTAATGTCCTGATCGATATCAGATGTGGTCTTGAATAACACCCAAGAAACAAAGCAAAAAACCGACGAAGAACTCAAGAGAGATCGTAGAAACGCCCTGCGGAGAGCTGCTTATAGGAGGAAAAAGGATAAGCTTATCCATGATGAAAACATACGTCCACTTTTGTTATCAGGTAAAACATGATCTATATTTTCACCATGACTTACATATCTTGTTTTGCTGCTCATAGCTAAATATTCTTATAGCCACCATCATGCTCGATGCGTACAGTTTAATGCTGCATATTAATGCACCATCATGGTTTTTTTCCTATAGACGTCTTAAATAATATTGGTTCTAACTATGTTTTAAAATCATTACGAAACCAGCCAACCCTAATAGCTCCAGCTATATAGAATTCGAGGGTGACGCAGCAACATTTCCCCATTCAACATTAGACGCGTCTGTTGTCACTCATGACAATGATCTAGCTAGGATGCAACGTGATAATGAGCAGAAAAGAAATTTAACAAACGCGCAAAGGGAGCAAATAAACGCACAGAGGCGTGCAGATTATCAGCGAAATAAGGACAAGGTATCTGTTGATGTCAGAGAAACAGTGAATGAAAAAGTACGAGAGAAGCGAATGCAACATCGCAAAAGCATGTCAGTGATTGAGAAGGGGGAGTCAAGTGCTCAGAGGAAGGCCAATTATGCCAGAAGAAAAAACACCCCATGCAACGAATCCATCGCGCTCCCACGTCCAGACCTAGCAAACTCAACCTCTGAATGTCCCACTTTAATCTGCCGCGCATCATCCGTCTCTCGGGTCGCCGAAGATGATTCATCTGATGGCGACCCTCCGACGAACAAGATGAATTACATTGTTGGTATCGAAGGTATGAAATTGCTAATGTCACTTTCTTCTGCTCATTATCAGCAACCATCTTCTAACATGATGTTATCTACTGTGACATTCGCAACGACGAATGTCCAGAGGACATCGAATTTTTACAAAGCGGCATCGTGGGCGATGAGCCGACAGCAGCCGAATTGATGGATGAGGAGTACTACATGTTTCGCAACGAAGATATGGTCAGATATGAAGTAGGACGGCGTGCATCTATATTGTAGTtaatttttttgtaatttttgtTTTGAACGTTATGTTTCAACAAATGCTCGTAGGGTCCGATCATGACAACATGGATGATGACGAGGAAGGGAGCATGTCGTCTGCTATACCTAGCGAGGTTGATC
This genomic window from Aegilops tauschii subsp. strangulata cultivar AL8/78 chromosome 4, Aet v6.0, whole genome shotgun sequence contains:
- the LOC120962873 gene encoding uncharacterized protein, translated to MGNSKSTVGEHQPEDDVTTGLTRGRSDAEHNASIIPVAEIVDNVYSTESVLTGGINVGDYNANFIPLHAGQEPSNDGIPSYSENNKDGTTKLRDDTQDDKTSEQHATVAVFNEEKNVGETREQFNAQRRESYRKKKEEDMVRLQEYNQPSLSKTDHRDLINAWRRASYRTKKSDGFINHLDDGPIVHRRTLCDITNVQQPSYVIPGTNVGAANQTHAR